The following coding sequences lie in one Metallumcola ferriviriculae genomic window:
- a CDS encoding TIR domain-containing protein, whose translation MGRKCFISFKTEDEDFKKNIQNNLDIDMIDKSLDEAIDSDDEDYILQKIRDDYLSDSTVTIHLIGTRSAENLGYEEQRYIKRELQASLYNGEGNTRSGILGVLLPSMYDVIYKGNYDCSICGGNHNLVSINDSTTVKEFTINYYIPDNDKCAWREEDRYCVLIKWDDFCNDPEEYIEKAYKKRTDEISKKVTVYP comes from the coding sequence ATGGGAAGAAAATGCTTTATTTCATTTAAAACGGAAGATGAAGACTTTAAAAAGAATATACAAAATAATTTAGATATTGATATGATAGACAAGTCACTGGACGAGGCTATAGACTCGGATGATGAAGATTATATTTTGCAGAAAATAAGAGATGATTACTTGTCAGATTCTACAGTTACCATTCATTTAATTGGAACAAGAAGCGCCGAAAACCTTGGTTATGAAGAACAAAGATACATTAAAAGAGAACTGCAGGCTTCTCTTTACAACGGTGAGGGTAATACCCGCAGTGGTATTCTGGGGGTATTACTACCAAGTATGTATGACGTAATTTATAAAGGCAATTATGATTGTTCGATTTGTGGAGGCAACCACAACTTAGTTAGTATTAATGATAGTACTACAGTAAAAGAATTTACTATTAACTATTATATACCTGATAACGACAAATGTGCTTGGAGGGAAGAAGACCGCTACTGTGTACTTATAAAATGGGACGATTTCTGTAATGATCCAGAAGAGTATATTGAAAAAGCATACAAAAAAAGAACGGATGAAATCTCTAAAAAGG
- a CDS encoding TRAFs-binding domain-containing protein, producing MKPLLFVVMPFGKKKDQTSTFEIEFDSIYEKAIKPAAEEAQVDVIRADEERSGGIIHIPMFERLLLAEIVIADLTIQNPNVYYELGIRHCSRPRSTILIFAKDSKLPFDVGMVRALPYELDNGVLSDEGAERLSVLLKEKLEESKKDLKTADSPLFQVISKFPGINLDHDVTESFRDRAKRIESIREELEEARILEDKEQAKKDMIKIEESLGDFNETHSELLMDLMLSYRDIKAWDEMINLIEKVPQELRDLSVTINEQYAMALNRRNQNKDRLRATKVLDSVIKKFGASPENCGIYGRIYKDLYDEAIKHGKEAKALGYLDQAIEWYSKGFELDPRDYYPGINAATLLFRKHGEESLKKLETILPAVVFSVARRGGINSQDYWDVATALEAAVLGEDWELAVRASQKLLAIDAPGWNYETTINNLEIIEGTTVANNLENDHLKQIINILESENL from the coding sequence ATGAAACCGTTACTTTTTGTTGTGATGCCTTTTGGTAAAAAAAAGGATCAAACATCAACATTTGAAATAGAGTTTGATTCTATTTACGAAAAAGCCATAAAACCAGCCGCTGAAGAAGCTCAGGTTGATGTAATAAGAGCTGATGAAGAGAGAAGTGGTGGCATTATCCACATTCCCATGTTTGAAAGGCTGCTTCTGGCAGAAATTGTAATAGCTGATTTAACAATTCAAAACCCGAATGTTTACTATGAATTAGGTATCCGTCACTGTTCGCGACCAAGATCCACAATTCTAATCTTTGCTAAAGACAGTAAATTACCTTTTGATGTTGGTATGGTAAGGGCACTCCCTTATGAATTAGATAACGGTGTTCTTTCAGATGAGGGTGCAGAGAGATTATCAGTATTGTTGAAAGAAAAGTTGGAAGAGTCCAAGAAGGATCTAAAAACAGCAGATAGCCCTTTGTTCCAGGTTATATCGAAATTTCCTGGAATAAATTTGGATCATGATGTAACAGAAAGTTTTAGGGATAGAGCAAAAAGAATAGAGAGCATTAGAGAGGAGCTTGAGGAGGCTCGTATATTAGAAGATAAAGAACAGGCTAAAAAAGATATGATAAAGATTGAAGAGTCTCTTGGTGATTTTAACGAAACTCATTCGGAACTATTGATGGATTTAATGCTTTCATATAGGGATATAAAAGCTTGGGATGAAATGATTAACTTAATAGAAAAAGTGCCTCAAGAACTAAGAGATCTTTCCGTTACAATTAATGAACAGTACGCAATGGCGTTAAATAGAAGAAATCAAAACAAGGATCGCCTGAGAGCAACAAAGGTTCTTGATAGCGTAATTAAAAAATTTGGTGCCTCTCCTGAAAACTGCGGAATTTATGGGCGAATTTATAAGGATCTGTATGACGAAGCTATAAAGCATGGGAAGGAAGCCAAAGCATTAGGATATTTAGATCAAGCAATAGAATGGTATTCCAAAGGGTTTGAGTTAGATCCTCGTGACTATTATCCTGGCATTAATGCAGCGACCTTACTTTTCCGTAAACACGGTGAGGAATCTTTAAAGAAGCTTGAAACAATACTTCCAGCAGTAGTATTTTCAGTTGCACGTAGAGGTGGAATTAACTCTCAAGACTATTGGGATGTTGCTACAGCACTAGAGGCTGCTGTTTTGGGTGAAGATTGGGAATTAGCAGTCAGGGCTTCTCAAAAACTACTTGCGATTGACGCACCAGGCTGGAATTATGAGACAACAATTAATAACCTTGAGATTATAGAGGGTACTACAGTAGCTAACAATTTAGAAAATGATCACCTAAAACAAATTATCAACATTCTTGAAAGTGAAAACCTTTGA
- a CDS encoding DUF4231 domain-containing protein, whose product MIRRVSLIKKCFYWLRTIKILLAATIPVITGFISTGFVWWKEIVSVAGAAVAIIAPITGLFRFQENWVEYRTNSESLEHEKYLFLT is encoded by the coding sequence ATGATCAGAAGAGTAAGTTTAATTAAGAAGTGTTTTTATTGGTTGAGAACTATTAAAATATTATTAGCCGCAACAATTCCTGTTATCACGGGGTTTATCTCAACCGGTTTTGTTTGGTGGAAAGAAATAGTAAGTGTTGCCGGGGCAGCAGTTGCAATTATAGCGCCAATTACAGGTCTTTTCAGATTTCAAGAAAACTGGGTCGAATATCGAACAAATAGCGAGTCTTTGGAGCATGAAAAATATCTATTTTTAACGTAG